The Desulfovibrio legallii genome includes the window GACGCCATGCTCGGGGCAGTCCACTCGGGGAATCCGAGCATGCAGGAACGTCTTGAACTGGCACGTGTCCAGATGGCGCCAGACACGAGGCTCGGCATGGTCGCGGCAAGCCAGCTCTCGACCACAAGTAGGGCAAAACCAGCGAACACCAGGACCATGCTCCACGCGGATGTCTACCCGACCTTCCGCCGTGTCCAGTTCAACAGCCTCAACAAACCAGGGCTCGGTCAGCCCGAGAATCCGAAAATATAGGTCCGTATCCTTCATTGGTGCCCTCCGGGAAGGACATTAGCAGATCAGCTACCCACGGAAAACCCGGAAGAGCCAAATCCGTAAGCCCTTTGGCCTTTTCTTTGGCCGTAAAAATGGGAATTTTCACTTTCCCGTTGACTTTTTCGGCTGCAGCCTTCGCCTTCTCCACTCCCACGTTGTAAGATTTGCCATCTTTCTTCATGGAGTGATCATTATCAGCGCAGATAGTAATGGCGGCGTTGGGGTATTTGTCGCGGATGGCTTCCGCCACAGGCAACAAGTTACCGGAGTCAAAGGCGACCGCCACGGGCTTGCCCGTGGCCATGTGCAGGGAAGCGCCGGTGGCGTAGCCTTCGCAGAGGACAATCTCTCCTTGAGACAGATCCTTGCCTTCAGCGCCGATGAGATGGAAATTACCTTTTTTTTCAATCCCTGGATCAAAAAACTTATGCCCCTGCGGCGTTATCGTCTGAATCCCGCGGAGTTCTCCGGCGATATTACGCAAAGGGACAAAGATGTACCCTTCCAGATCCTGTCTTAACCCAAAGGCTTCTATTCCTTTTTTTTGCAAATAGGGAGAGGAAAAGACTTGCGCCGGGCCTAATCCGTCCCACTTGTTTTTGCAGCGTTCGGCGGCGGCATCGTGCGCCTTGGCACGTTCCGCTTCCGCCGCCTGAAGCCGCGCGTTTCGTTCCTGCTGCTGGCGTTCCCGTTCCGCCGACGAGAGCACAACGCCGGTGGCCACGAGCTTTACCTTCTCGCCGGTGACATGGTTTTGCGCCCAGCCGGCGGGAATACCGTCGCCGTAGAGGCAATAGCTCCCGTCCATTCTCCTGCCGTTTTTGGAAAGCAAGGGGACACGGTGAATTTTGCCGTCCAGCTCCGGAAGCTGGCCTTTGAGATCCAGGCCCATCTCCGCCAGTTTGCGGGCAAATTCCTCCTGCGGAGAAAGATTCCGCGAAGCCTCTGCGGTACGCTCCGGTGGCGTCATAAAGGGACGCAAGGGAACAAGATCCGTGCCTGTGGGTGCGTACCACTGCTTCTGCCTGCCGTCCCAGCGCGCGCCGAGTGCTTTGGCGGCCTCTTTGTCTTTGTAGGCAACATATAGATAGGTTTTTTCTGCCGCAGGGGCGTGTAAACCAGAGTCCTTCTCCTGTTCCTGTTCACTGGCATGTCCATGTTCTTCAGTTCTTTGCAGGGTATGTTCCTGACGCATTTCCAACCCCAAAACATAATCATGGATGCGTTCCGCATCTCGGCAGGCGCGCAAGATTTCCAACGGATCCTCCTTCAATGCCTTGATCCAGGACTTCACATAAGCGGCGTGCTGGCCAGGATCATGCCCGACACCGATATCCTGTCCGACCATCCAGGAGGATATTTCCGCGCGCAGTTCCTCTTTGGCGTAAGTGCCCGAACCAAAAGGACCGAATTCCCGGTTCATGCGATCGGGATGCCCGGTCCAGTGCCCCAGCTCATGCAGGGCCGTGGCGTAATATTTGTCGGCGGCGTCGAAGCTGTCCCGCGGCGGGAGATGGATTTCATCGCGCGAGGGGCGGTAAAACGCCCGGTCGTGCTGGTCGTGCTTGATAACCGCGCCGGAACCTGCCAAAACGCGCTCGGCTTTCCCCTGTGGGTCCCAGGCGAAATCCAGATTCTTTTTTTCCAAAGCCGGAAAGCCTTCCACCTGCTCCGCGTTGAAAACGCGCGCCATGCGCATGATAGGCCGTTCCAACGACACAGTTTCACGCACGGGCTTGCCGTCTTCACCCAGGACCGGCTGTTTATTCTCATCCAGCTTGTCCCGCTCCTGGCTGAACTGGTAATAGACCACGGGCGTGGACCGGCTGCCCGTCTTGATACGGTAGCCAGCGTCATTAGCCTGTTTCAGCGTCATCCAGCGCGGATCCTCATAACCGGCCATCGCCAGATGCAGACGATTCACCCCCTTGTAGACCGTGCCGGAAAGAGGATTGCGCGGTGCAAGGTTCTGGGCCGGCGTCCAGGGCTTCTGCCAGGGAGCCGTGCCTTCCTCCAGCATGTTGATGACCTTGCCGGCGAACTCTTCATGGAACGGGATCCGCTCTTTCTTATCCCCGGCCATCGTCCCCCCCTTCCGCCGCAAGAAGGGCGTCGTCCAGGATATCCAGCAGCGTCAGGGCGTCTTCTGTGAAGGCCCCCATACCATCCGCCTGCTCAGGGTCCAGAGGCACGGCCAGAGCATAATACTCCGCCTGGCTGAATGCATCTGCGGCCACGGCATTCAACTCTTCCTTAGTCATGACGTTCTCCTTATTTTAAAGGTAAAAACGGGCTCTACCCTGACCATACTGGCCAGCGGAATGAGTCCGAAAAAACGGCTGTCGAAACTGCCGGCGTGGCCAGCCAGCGCCATGCCCATGCCGGCAGGGATTACGCCAGAGCGCAATGCGCTTTCCGGCAGAGGCCGCCCCTGTGCGTCACTGCGCCTGACCGGCGCTTGCCAGCGGTGGACCTGGCCGGCAGGCGGCACTATGGAGATCTCTTCCGCAGTCACAGTGAGGGCATCGCCGGGCAGGCCGGCCAGGCGCTTCAGAAGCGGCCGCAGGCCTGAAGAACAGTTACCGGGCCCCAGATAGCCCCGTTCGCGTGCCAGAACCACCCACTCCCCTTCCAGACAAAATGCAACCAAGTCGCCGCGCGTCGGCACTCCTGCGGCAATGCGATAAATCCCTTTGGGCACTGATGGAGTCGGATTCCAACGCAGACCTGCGCAATACAGAACCGGCAACAGCAAAAACAGCAACATGGCGGTGGACAGCGCGGCTTTCATGTTCACTCCAGAAAACTCTCGAAAGATTTCGGTTGCACAGGAGCTACTTCCCGCTTTGCTCGCGTTTCTGGAGCAAACCATGCCGCCGGGCGGGGAAAATACAGAGAATCCGTGATTCCAAAGGGATATTTTTCTGAAATCCCTGGGGCGGGTATTTTGGCTCGCTGCGCGAAGGTCGGATCCTTGAAGTAGAGAATTTGCATCCCGTAAATGGCTGACTGACCTGCAGTAAAAATCAGCATGTGGCCTGGCTTGGTGATGTTGCCGTCGGCATCCTTCTCTGCGCCGGGCAGGCGCATGCATTCATCGGGCGTAAGCAGAGGCCTGGCTGTTTCCGTCATGTTGACGGAGCGGGAACGGCCGCGCCCACCACCGATGGAAACCGACGTCTTCTTTTCCACCACCGTAGTTTTCCCGACCATCTTAGAAAGTAATTCGGCCGTTTCGGTCTCGTTTGGAGCATAGGCAATACGCACATGACAGTTGGCCATGATGGCGTTTTCTTTGCCGTATTCTTCGTTCAACTGTTTTATATTCTGAACAATGATGTACAACTTGCCGCCATAGCCAGCGATATAGGAAATCGCCTTATCCAGGACAGGCAGTTTGCCCAGGCTGGTAAGCTCGTCCAGCATCAGGAGCAGACGATGCAGATAACTCGCTTTGCTCGCGCCATCGACAAATTCCATCTTGGCGCAAACGCGCCGGATGATCATATCCAGCATAAGGCGCATCAGTGGGCGCACTCGGTCGATGCCGTCTGGCGGCGTGACCAGATAGAGATTCACCGGGTTTTCGTGATTCATCAGGTCATGGATGTGGAAGTCTGACCTAGACGTATTGATGTTGATGATGGGGTCGCGATAGATGGCCATGTTCACCAAGGCCGAGGAAAGCACGCCTGAGGCCTCGTTTTCGGCCTTGGAGGCCATTTCCCGCGCGGAGCTGGCAATGAAAATGTGGCATGCCTCCCCTACACGTTCATCCGCGTCCGGAGCGAATCCACGAAACAAGGCCGCATGGTCCGTAGCCATCATTTCGTCCAGCAGTTCAGCCGAGGAACGCTCAGGATCGGACATCATAATGGTCAGTTCCTGCAGGGTAGGCATGCGGCCCTCTCGCGAACGGACCATGACGCAGCAGTGCAAAATCAGGCCGGAAAAAAAGGCAAAGGCCGCCTTGGTCCAATGATCCGCCATGCCCTTGCCGTCCGGATCCACCAGCATAAGAGCTAAGTTCTGCACGTCCTGCACGGCCTCAAGGCTGGTCAGACGCACTTCATCCAGAGGATTAAAAGCGCAGCCGGCACCAGATGCGTCGGCCGGCGCGAAACGCAGCACGCTCTGCCCCTGCGCCTTGCGCCAACCGGAGGTGAGAGCCCAGTTCTCGCCTTTAATGTCCAAGACGAGGCTGGAGCCCTCCCAGGCAAGCAGCGTAGGCAGTATCAGGCCGACCCCCTTGCCCGATCGCGTGGGAGCGAAACACAGAATATGTTCCGGCCCGTTATGGCGCAGATAACGCAGGACATTTTTATTTTTGTCGAACCAACCGCCCACATAGACGCCCTGCCCGCCGAAGTAGCCCATGCGCGCGATCTCTTCCTTCCGCGCCCAGCGCGCGGATCCGTGCAGGCTTTTATTGCCTTTGAGTCGCCGGAAAGCGACGACGCAAAGCAGAATAAACAGCAGCGGCAGGATGAAAAACGCCTGGCCCAGGGTCATGGCATTATCCATGCTCTGTCTGGAAATGCCTTCCCAGCTGAAGACGCTCCAAGGCGCATAGAACGGAACGCCAAAGAGCATGAACCATGGCTTGCCCAAAGCTGGCTGAAAACCATAGTCCGAAGCAATTTTCAGCGTGGCCATGCTCATGCCGAGCAAGGCCAGCACAGGCAGCAGAAGCAGAAACCACCAGCCTCTCATTTTGCGCCTGGGGGCGGATTCCTGCAGACCATATTCCTGTTGCGCCATAATCTCCTCTCCAGGACTTGTTACTGATGGAAAATGCCGTAGTGTAAAATTTCAGGGTTATCTTTCTGATCAGCCTGGCAGTGCGCCAGCCGCGGCAATGACGTTCGTGTTGCGGCTTAACGCCGCCAGCGGGCATACGGTTCCTTGAAAATCACATCCTTGGTGACCACAATGTTGAACTGATAGCCAGGGCGGATCTCCAGCGTGGGTTTGATGCTCAGATTGCGCTGCAGCAAAGTCGTGGTGGTCTGGCCAAGCTGCTGGGCCAGCGCTGCGGTCATTTCATCGGTCATGCGTGTCCCGTTGTTCGTTTCCGTACTGTCGTTCATGCCGTCCATGGCATAGGCCATGCCGCCGGAAACAAGGGACATCATGATCGCCGAACCAAAAATGCGCAGATAGTGATTGTTCACGTCGTCGTTGAAGCCGGCCATGCCGGCCATGTCCGCACCAGGCATGGCACCGAGAGAAATTGAAGATCCGTCTGGGAAAATCAGGCGATTCCAGGCAATCAGAACACGCTCCTGGCCGTAAACGATGCGCGAGTCGTAGACTCCGTAAATCTTGGTCCCCTGCGGTATGAGGAGGTTCCGCCCGGTGGCAGAATCAAAAACGTGCTGCGAAACCTGGGCGATCATGTTGCCCGGCAGATCGGAATTGATGCCCGTCAGCAGAACGCCGGGAATGACCGCGCCGGTCTTCAGCTCCAGCGGCATGCCCGCCGTGCGCTGCTCCTGAAGCCGCCAGGAGGAATCCTTGCGGGCACGGTCGAAAAAGGCCTCCTTGTCCCGATCTGCAGCTGGGTCATAAGATGTTTCTCTTCCCGCCGAAGCCGCAGCGGAGTCCCGGCCGGACGGCAGCGTTGCTCCCTCGCCGGTTGCAACGGTGTGGGACACGGGCACGGCGCTGGAAACTCTTTTGGCAACCAGGGGCGCAGACAGTGCGCTCAGATAGGCCTGCGTTTTGACGCGGCGGACATTCTCCGCCTGCTGGTCCGGTTTCTCCTCACGTTGCACGACTACGAGCGGCTCCGGCTTCTGAGGGGCCGGCGGAACCAGCACGCCGCTCGTTCTGTCCTTTTTGGGATCAAGCGCCAGGCCGCTGCCCTCCACAAGCCAGACCGGCTTTTCCTCTTCAGTCACCACGGCCGCCTTGGCTTTTTCTTCTTCTTTGGAGTTATGAGCAAAATTTACACTGTAGATCAACGCAACCAGCATAAGAACAAGCACGACAAGCAGGATATACAGCGGCCAGCGCCCCATTTTTGCCACCAGCGGCTTCGGGCTCATGACCAGAGCGTTAGGGGATTCGTCACGCATCGGCTACTTCCTGATAATCCGTACTTCTTCACGTCTGGAACCCACACCGAGCAGCAAAGAAATCTCGTCAAAAATGCCGTCAACCACAAATTTTTTGCCGTCTACGCGGTAATTGACCATCACGTTCTCTCCGGCCTTTCTGGCCAACAGAATGGGCATTTCCGTACTTTTCTTCGGCAGATGAATATATGTTTTCTGTCCGTCATCGAAAACGCGCTCAGGCTTCCAGGATGCCTTGCCCTTCACCTGGAAGTTGAAGTTCAGGCTGGAGATGTCGATGCTTTTTCCGTCGATGACGGCGGTATTGCGGCGTTTTTCCTCTTCTCTGGCGGCCCGCTGGTCGGCAAGGCGGACCTTCATGGCATCGGCGTAGACAAAGCCCACATACGGAGTGTGGCCAGTGCGCTGTGAAACAAGCCGCAGGTGATACACGCGGCGATCCGTTGTCACGACGGCCGTGGTTTCCAGTCCGGCGTCCACCGGCTTCACGAACAGATGGGTGGTGTCGCCGGCGGTTCCCGTTTCCACCATCCAGCGGGCAGAGTCGCCCACGATTACCTCATTAACCTTTTCCCCGGGCTGAAGTTCCACGTCGCAGACCTGCATGGGACTGGCCAGGATAGTGGGCAGTGACGCGCCATGCACATAGACCAGCTTGCCGGATTGCGAGAGTACCGGAGCGGGGCCGCGGCCAGCCCAGTCACGTGTCAGGTTGAGCGCCTTACGCTCCTTCTGACTCAACGGCACGACGTCGTTGCTGAGAAAATCCGGCATATTCATAAAGTCGTCTGGCAAGGGCGGCGCTGTCGGACTGGAGGCCGCAACGGCATCAAACGAGGAAAGGCAGCAAAAACACAGCAGCAAGATGAAGATGACGCACCTTTTCATGACTTCTCCCTATTGCTTGGCCGAAGGCGTGATTCCGGAGCTTCTGAACACCCGGCTGGCCGAAAGACTAGTAATGTAAACCCCGCCTGGGTTGTGCAGGAGAACTGCTTCAGAGGCCGGCGGATTGATCTGCACCCCCACGGTCGCTTCATAACTGTGCACATCGAGGATCACGCCGGCGTGGGAACGAACCGTTTCTGTCCATTCCACGCGGTAGGATCCGCTGCTGACCGGCAGAGGAAGGCTCTTGACCTCCACATGCACCAGTTTGCCGGACTTCGCGATTTCGTAGGGATTGTTGAGACTGAACCACTCTTTCAGCACGCCCTTAGCGCTGCCTGCAACAAAGAAACTGAGGCGCTGGATCATCTGCTTCTGAAGCTCAACATCCGCCGTAACCGTGCGCCAATCACTGATGCAGGCCGCTATCTCGGCCTGGATTAGGCGCGCAGGAGGCGCGGCGGCCCGATCCGCACGGGCGACCACGGCGGCCTTGCCCAGCTGGTCCACTTCAATGATATACGGAATGACCTTAGCCTGGCTTGCCTGGATCACATTGCCGCTGATGGAGCCGCCCAGAAGCAGCAGAGCGATGAAAGCCGTCATCCGCCACTGAGCTGCGCGGCTGATATACGATCCGTAGCGTTCAAGCCACTCTTGGCGGCCATTGAGATACGGGTTATGGTCGCCGGAAGCCTTTGTGGCAGGCGCTGAAGCGTCGATTTTTTCTTTTTTTCTGAACAGGCTCATAGTAAGTCCTTCATATGCGCTCAAAAAAGCGAGGCTGTATGTCCAAATTTCGCTATGCGTGGCACGTGGAGAGCGAGAAGATGCTGGAACCGGATGACGTGGCGGACTTTATCATGGAAACCGGTCGCCCCCCTGAAATGATGTGCCCGGATGAGAACTGCCGCCTGACGCTGCCGAGTACCAGAATCACCGCCGTTTGTTGCGATCCGCGCAATCCGGACTGCGGTTTTACGCCACATTTCCGAACCCATCCTGGCCATAAGCACGCTGAAAACTGCCAGTATGAAGTTCTGGGACGACATACCGACTACATCCTTGGGCACAAAGATGAGTTCACCGTTGAATTCCCTGACGCCAATCTCTTGAGAAAAATAAAAGGCATTGATACCGAATTGTTGCCCGATGAATATGCGGAGGAATTTGCTCCTCATGAGTTTATGGAGGCAGTGACTCGCAAAGCACGAGAATACAGGGAAAACGGAGCTTCCGAAGAGCGGGCTTTTTGCAGGGCTCGTTGTGCCATACCGCAAAAGACAAGCCGCCTTGGGCTCATTGTTGACATGGCGATAAAGCTTGCGGATCAAGGTGGTGATGAACTCCGCACGAAAACCATTCTGGCATTGCCGAGGCGTCCAAAGGCAAATTATCTCAATGCATTCCTGATGATTTCCGCACTTAAACACCACTATACAACTCCATATATTATCTACGGAGAATCCGTTGTTCATGAATCTTCTACCGGATACATCATTGAGTATAAAAAATTGCTGAAAGGATATCATCCTGACCA containing:
- a CDS encoding transposase family protein → MKDTDLYFRILGLTEPWFVEAVELDTAEGRVDIRVEHGPGVRWFCPTCGRELACRDHAEPRVWRHLDTCQFKTFLHARIPRVDCPEHGV
- a CDS encoding zincin-like metallopeptidase domain-containing protein, coding for MAGDKKERIPFHEEFAGKVINMLEEGTAPWQKPWTPAQNLAPRNPLSGTVYKGVNRLHLAMAGYEDPRWMTLKQANDAGYRIKTGSRSTPVVYYQFSQERDKLDENKQPVLGEDGKPVRETVSLERPIMRMARVFNAEQVEGFPALEKKNLDFAWDPQGKAERVLAGSGAVIKHDQHDRAFYRPSRDEIHLPPRDSFDAADKYYATALHELGHWTGHPDRMNREFGPFGSGTYAKEELRAEISSWMVGQDIGVGHDPGQHAAYVKSWIKALKEDPLEILRACRDAERIHDYVLGLEMRQEHTLQRTEEHGHASEQEQEKDSGLHAPAAEKTYLYVAYKDKEAAKALGARWDGRQKQWYAPTGTDLVPLRPFMTPPERTAEASRNLSPQEEFARKLAEMGLDLKGQLPELDGKIHRVPLLSKNGRRMDGSYCLYGDGIPAGWAQNHVTGEKVKLVATGVVLSSAERERQQQERNARLQAAEAERAKAHDAAAERCKNKWDGLGPAQVFSSPYLQKKGIEAFGLRQDLEGYIFVPLRNIAGELRGIQTITPQGHKFFDPGIEKKGNFHLIGAEGKDLSQGEIVLCEGYATGASLHMATGKPVAVAFDSGNLLPVAEAIRDKYPNAAITICADNDHSMKKDGKSYNVGVEKAKAAAEKVNGKVKIPIFTAKEKAKGLTDLALPGFPWVADLLMSFPEGTNEGYGPIFSDSRADRALVC
- the traF gene encoding conjugative transfer signal peptidase TraF, with protein sequence MKAALSTAMLLFLLLPVLYCAGLRWNPTPSVPKGIYRIAAGVPTRGDLVAFCLEGEWVVLARERGYLGPGNCSSGLRPLLKRLAGLPGDALTVTAEEISIVPPAGQVHRWQAPVRRSDAQGRPLPESALRSGVIPAGMGMALAGHAGSFDSRFFGLIPLASMVRVEPVFTFKIRRTS
- a CDS encoding type IV secretory system conjugative DNA transfer family protein translates to MAQQEYGLQESAPRRKMRGWWFLLLLPVLALLGMSMATLKIASDYGFQPALGKPWFMLFGVPFYAPWSVFSWEGISRQSMDNAMTLGQAFFILPLLFILLCVVAFRRLKGNKSLHGSARWARKEEIARMGYFGGQGVYVGGWFDKNKNVLRYLRHNGPEHILCFAPTRSGKGVGLILPTLLAWEGSSLVLDIKGENWALTSGWRKAQGQSVLRFAPADASGAGCAFNPLDEVRLTSLEAVQDVQNLALMLVDPDGKGMADHWTKAAFAFFSGLILHCCVMVRSREGRMPTLQELTIMMSDPERSSAELLDEMMATDHAALFRGFAPDADERVGEACHIFIASSAREMASKAENEASGVLSSALVNMAIYRDPIININTSRSDFHIHDLMNHENPVNLYLVTPPDGIDRVRPLMRLMLDMIIRRVCAKMEFVDGASKASYLHRLLLMLDELTSLGKLPVLDKAISYIAGYGGKLYIIVQNIKQLNEEYGKENAIMANCHVRIAYAPNETETAELLSKMVGKTTVVEKKTSVSIGGGRGRSRSVNMTETARPLLTPDECMRLPGAEKDADGNITKPGHMLIFTAGQSAIYGMQILYFKDPTFAQRAKIPAPGISEKYPFGITDSLYFPRPAAWFAPETRAKREVAPVQPKSFESFLE
- a CDS encoding TrbI/VirB10 family protein; the encoded protein is MRDESPNALVMSPKPLVAKMGRWPLYILLVVLVLMLVALIYSVNFAHNSKEEEKAKAAVVTEEEKPVWLVEGSGLALDPKKDRTSGVLVPPAPQKPEPLVVVQREEKPDQQAENVRRVKTQAYLSALSAPLVAKRVSSAVPVSHTVATGEGATLPSGRDSAAASAGRETSYDPAADRDKEAFFDRARKDSSWRLQEQRTAGMPLELKTGAVIPGVLLTGINSDLPGNMIAQVSQHVFDSATGRNLLIPQGTKIYGVYDSRIVYGQERVLIAWNRLIFPDGSSISLGAMPGADMAGMAGFNDDVNNHYLRIFGSAIMMSLVSGGMAYAMDGMNDSTETNNGTRMTDEMTAALAQQLGQTTTTLLQRNLSIKPTLEIRPGYQFNIVVTKDVIFKEPYARWRR
- the trbG gene encoding P-type conjugative transfer protein TrbG, with amino-acid sequence MKRCVIFILLLCFCCLSSFDAVAASSPTAPPLPDDFMNMPDFLSNDVVPLSQKERKALNLTRDWAGRGPAPVLSQSGKLVYVHGASLPTILASPMQVCDVELQPGEKVNEVIVGDSARWMVETGTAGDTTHLFVKPVDAGLETTAVVTTDRRVYHLRLVSQRTGHTPYVGFVYADAMKVRLADQRAAREEEKRRNTAVIDGKSIDISSLNFNFQVKGKASWKPERVFDDGQKTYIHLPKKSTEMPILLARKAGENVMVNYRVDGKKFVVDGIFDEISLLLGVGSRREEVRIIRK
- a CDS encoding type IV secretion system protein, with the translated sequence MSLFRKKEKIDASAPATKASGDHNPYLNGRQEWLERYGSYISRAAQWRMTAFIALLLLGGSISGNVIQASQAKVIPYIIEVDQLGKAAVVARADRAAAPPARLIQAEIAACISDWRTVTADVELQKQMIQRLSFFVAGSAKGVLKEWFSLNNPYEIAKSGKLVHVEVKSLPLPVSSGSYRVEWTETVRSHAGVILDVHSYEATVGVQINPPASEAVLLHNPGGVYITSLSASRVFRSSGITPSAKQ